In one window of Neisseria subflava DNA:
- the minD gene encoding septum site-determining protein MinD, whose amino-acid sequence MSKIIVVTSGKGGVGKTTTSASIATGLALRGHKTAVIDFDVGLRNLDLIMGCERRVVYDLINVIHGEATLNQALIKDKNCENLYILPASQTRDKDALTREGVDNVMKELASEKMGFEFIICDSPAGIEQGALMALYFADEAIITTNPEVSSVRDSDRILGILQSKSRKAEQGGTVKEHLLITRYSPERVAKGEMLSVQDICDILRIPLIGVIPESQNVLQASNAGEPVIHQDNAAAAEAYKDVIARLLGENREMRFLETEKKSFLKRLFGG is encoded by the coding sequence GTGTCCAAAATCATCGTAGTAACTTCAGGTAAAGGCGGCGTAGGCAAGACCACTACCAGCGCCAGCATCGCAACCGGCCTGGCCCTGCGCGGCCACAAAACTGCCGTAATCGACTTCGACGTCGGTTTGCGCAACCTTGACCTGATTATGGGTTGCGAACGCCGCGTCGTATACGACCTCATCAACGTTATCCACGGCGAAGCGACTCTCAACCAAGCCCTTATTAAAGACAAAAACTGCGAAAACCTCTACATCCTGCCTGCATCGCAAACCCGCGATAAAGACGCGCTGACCCGCGAAGGCGTAGACAACGTGATGAAAGAGCTGGCCAGCGAAAAAATGGGCTTTGAATTCATCATCTGCGACTCCCCTGCCGGTATCGAACAAGGCGCACTGATGGCACTCTACTTTGCCGACGAAGCCATCATTACCACCAATCCGGAAGTATCCAGCGTCCGCGACTCCGACCGCATCCTGGGCATTTTGCAAAGCAAATCCCGCAAAGCCGAACAAGGCGGCACTGTTAAAGAGCACCTGCTGATTACCCGCTACTCCCCTGAGCGCGTAGCCAAGGGTGAAATGCTGTCTGTACAAGACATCTGCGACATCTTGCGTATTCCGTTGATCGGTGTGATTCCCGAATCACAAAACGTTCTGCAAGCTTCCAACGCCGGCGAACCTGTTATCCACCAAGACAATGCCGCAGCAGCAGAAGCCTACAAAGACGTTATCGCCCGCCTCTTGGGTGAAAACCGCGAAATGCGTTTCCTCGAAACTGAGAAGAAAAGCTTCTTAAAACGACTGTTCGGAGGTTAA
- the minC gene encoding septum site-determining protein MinC, with protein MKPAFDIKTSRLDVLSIHLHTADLTELEEFLRQLAGQSQDEFVPFILDVQDFDHPESIDLGGMISLFARYGMQILGLHHTSDTWAAAAARYHLVFKQGNSTQAADTQAAPAPRQAPQPQDVQATVINNPTVLVSTPVRTGQQVYAENGDLIVTGIVSQGAELIADGNIHIYAPMRGRALAGAKGNTNARIFIHSMQAELVSVAGIYRNFEQDLPEHLHKKPVQVSLQDNRLVISAIDAE; from the coding sequence ATGAAACCCGCATTCGACATAAAAACGTCACGTTTGGACGTCTTATCCATCCATCTGCACACCGCAGATTTAACCGAATTGGAAGAATTCCTGCGCCAACTGGCAGGCCAATCCCAAGACGAATTCGTTCCCTTCATTTTAGACGTACAAGATTTCGACCACCCCGAATCCATCGATTTGGGCGGCATGATTTCCCTGTTTGCCCGTTACGGTATGCAAATCTTAGGGCTGCACCACACCAGCGACACATGGGCGGCAGCAGCGGCGCGTTACCACTTGGTATTCAAACAAGGCAACTCCACCCAGGCAGCCGACACACAGGCAGCGCCTGCCCCCCGCCAAGCACCGCAGCCGCAAGACGTACAAGCCACCGTTATCAACAATCCGACTGTATTGGTCAGCACGCCCGTGCGTACCGGCCAGCAGGTTTACGCTGAAAACGGCGACCTCATCGTTACCGGCATCGTCAGCCAAGGTGCGGAACTTATCGCCGACGGCAACATCCATATTTATGCCCCCATGCGCGGCAGAGCGTTGGCCGGTGCCAAAGGCAATACCAACGCGCGCATCTTTATTCATTCCATGCAGGCCGAATTAGTCTCCGTTGCCGGTATCTACCGCAACTTCGAGCAAGACCTGCCCGAGCATCTGCACAAAAAACCCGTACAAGTATCATTGCAAGACAACCGACTGGTTATCAGCGCAATCGACGCCGAATAA
- the minE gene encoding cell division topological specificity factor MinE translates to MSLLDMLFGRKPKTATVARDRLQIIIAQERAQEGQAPDYLPTLRKELLEVLSKYVNVSLDDIRISQEKQDGLDVLELNITLPEQKKA, encoded by the coding sequence ATGTCACTGCTCGATATGCTGTTCGGCAGAAAGCCGAAAACCGCCACAGTCGCGCGCGACCGCCTGCAAATCATCATCGCGCAAGAACGCGCACAAGAAGGCCAAGCTCCGGACTATCTGCCGACCCTGCGTAAAGAGTTGTTGGAAGTCCTGTCCAAATACGTCAACGTATCATTGGACGACATCCGCATCTCCCAAGAGAAACAAGACGGCTTGGACGTTCTTGAGCTGAACATCACCCTGCCGGAACAAAAAAAGGCTTAA
- a CDS encoding glycine zipper 2TM domain-containing protein translates to MKKTFAKTVTLIMLAASLGACANMTQTQRNTAAGAVLGGVAGNLIGGDTGSTLGGAALGGVIGSQVHTRY, encoded by the coding sequence ATGAAGAAAACTTTTGCAAAAACTGTGACCTTGATCATGCTGGCTGCCTCTTTGGGTGCATGTGCCAATATGACTCAAACCCAACGCAACACTGCTGCTGGTGCGGTATTGGGTGGCGTGGCAGGTAACTTGATTGGTGGCGATACCGGCTCTACCTTGGGTGGTGCGGCTTTGGGTGGCGTTATCGGCAGTCAAGTTCATACTCGCTACTAA
- a CDS encoding hydrogen peroxide-inducible genes activator: MTLTELRYIVAVAQERHFGRAARRCFVSQPTLSIAIKKLEEELSVSLFDRSSNDIITTEAGERIVAQARRVLEEAELIKHLANEEQNELEGAFKLGLIFTVAPYLLPKLITALRETAPKMPLMLEENYTHILTESLKRGDVDAIVVAEPFQEPGIVTEPLYDEPFFVIVPKGHHFEELDAVTPQLLSEEQVLLLSEGNCMRDQVLASCSELASKQKIQGLTNTLQGSSINTIRHMVASGLAISVMPATALTENDHMLFSIIPFEGNAPHRRVVLAYRRNFVRPKALTALRTAILQSQLTGVTFVNE, encoded by the coding sequence ATGACCTTGACCGAATTGCGTTACATCGTAGCCGTCGCACAAGAACGTCACTTCGGACGTGCCGCACGACGCTGCTTTGTCAGCCAGCCCACCCTCTCCATCGCCATCAAAAAGCTGGAGGAAGAGCTGTCGGTATCCCTGTTCGACCGTAGCAGCAACGATATCATCACGACCGAAGCGGGAGAGCGCATTGTCGCCCAAGCCCGCCGGGTTCTGGAAGAAGCGGAACTCATCAAGCACCTTGCCAATGAAGAGCAAAACGAATTGGAAGGCGCGTTCAAACTCGGCCTGATTTTCACCGTTGCCCCCTACCTTCTGCCCAAGCTCATTACCGCGCTGCGTGAAACCGCGCCGAAAATGCCGCTGATGCTGGAAGAGAACTATACCCACATCCTGACCGAGTCGCTCAAACGTGGCGATGTCGATGCAATCGTCGTTGCCGAACCGTTCCAAGAGCCGGGCATCGTAACCGAGCCTCTGTATGACGAACCTTTCTTCGTCATTGTTCCCAAAGGCCATCACTTTGAAGAACTTGATGCCGTTACACCTCAGCTTTTGAGCGAAGAACAAGTGTTGCTGCTGTCCGAAGGCAACTGTATGCGCGACCAAGTGTTGGCAAGCTGTTCCGAATTGGCCTCCAAACAGAAAATCCAAGGTTTGACCAATACCCTGCAAGGCAGCTCCATCAACACCATCCGCCACATGGTTGCCAGCGGTTTGGCCATCAGCGTCATGCCTGCTACCGCATTGACCGAAAACGACCATATGCTTTTCAGCATTATCCCGTTTGAAGGCAATGCGCCGCACCGCCGTGTCGTTTTGGCCTATCGCCGCAACTTTGTCCGTCCGAAAGCACTGACTGCTTTGCGTACTGCCATTTTGCAATCGCAACTGACCGGTGTAACCTTCGTCAACGAATGA
- a CDS encoding CopD family copper resistance protein, which produces MSTYALAHIIHVYCAIAFVGGVFFEMLVLSVLHTGRVSRESRREVERAMSHRAVRVMPIVVITLFISGIVMVYNRYLPTLHHPLDSAFSIMLSIKILLAVSVLVHFAIAVVKMARHTLTVGWSKYIHAVVFSHMLFIVFFAKAMFYLSW; this is translated from the coding sequence ATGAGTACCTACGCACTGGCACACATCATCCACGTTTATTGCGCGATTGCCTTTGTCGGCGGCGTATTTTTCGAAATGCTGGTTCTCTCCGTTTTGCACACCGGCCGCGTTTCGCGTGAATCGCGCCGCGAAGTCGAACGTGCCATGTCCCATCGTGCCGTCCGCGTGATGCCGATTGTCGTCATCACCCTTTTTATCAGCGGCATCGTCATGGTGTACAACCGTTATCTGCCAACGCTGCACCATCCTCTCGACAGCGCCTTCAGCATTATGTTGAGCATCAAAATCCTGTTGGCAGTAAGCGTTTTGGTGCATTTTGCCATCGCTGTTGTCAAAATGGCCCGACACACCCTCACCGTCGGCTGGTCGAAATACATACACGCCGTTGTATTCAGCCATATGCTGTTTATCGTCTTTTTTGCCAAGGCGATGTTCTACCTGTCTTGGTAA